The genomic DNA GAAGCAGACTCCAATGTTAGGCCTTGTTGCTTAAGCTTTTTCTGGTAATTTTCACTCTTGAATGCTTTCCAATTTTGAGCTTGCTTGTTATATTCTGCAGGCAACTAATTTCAGCAATTGGTCACATCAGGCTGTAGATTTCATATTAGGTAACATTAGTAAAAGTTCCTAAGTTGCAAACAAATTAGTTAAATCCTTAGATGCAATTCCTTTTATTAGAAGGCTGCTTTTTCACTTATGAAATACTACGCTCTTTTTGGCATACTCAAGCTTCACTGAAGAAGCTGATATCGATGGGAAGGAACTTAGAATCTGTTGAAGAATTAATCAGCTCCATGATTACACAGTTGATTACACAGTTGATTACAAGAATGTGCACTCCCTTAAAAGAAAATGGTAACTTCAGTTTAATAATGATTCTAACTGTGTTTTTCTTTCTAGCTATCAAttctaagatttgttttttgtgtgtccACCATCTGTTGTAGAGGTGAAACAACTAGAAACAAGTGTTGGGTTTTATGTCCAACATTTGATCCGTAAACTGGGAAGTGAACAGTACATTGGACAGCGTGCAATATTTGCTATTTCTCAGAGAATATCCATTTTAGCTGAAAATTTGCTGTTTATGGACCCATTTGATGAATCATTCTCAGAGATGGATGAGTGCATGTTTATACTGTAAGTATCTCAGGTCCAAATGGGATAGTTTGTTTCTATGATACTTGGGGATGATGATCTGGATTATATGTTGTCTGATGAACCGCAGGATACAGCTAATTGAGTTCCTGATATGTGATCATTTATTGCCTTGGGCGGAGAATGAAGCATTTGAAACTGGtaacttaaatattaaaaatatcatttattatACCTTACCAACAAATCAGAGTGGCGCAGCGGAAGCGTGGTGGGCCCATAACCCACAGGTCCCAGGATCGAAACCTGGCTCTGATATAgatgctattttttcctcttttcctttttgacaACAGTTTCTCTCCTTGAAAGCTATTTTTGGTCTAATTGTAGTAGTTTATTATTAACAACATCACAAACGATGCTGAGATTGGTTGTGTCTTATCCGCAGTTATGTTTGAGGAGTGGATAGCATCAATAGTCCATGCGAAGAAAGCAGTAGCTGCTTTGGAAGAAAGAAACGGATTGTATCTTCTCTACATGGACAGAGTCACAGGGGAATTAGCTAAACGAGTTGGTCAGATCACATCTTTCCGGGAGGTGGAGCCAGCCATTTTGGACAAACTCTTAGCCTACCCAGAATGACACCTTTCTAGGTTAGCATCTACTctgtaaaaacttttaaatttgaagCCTTAGTTCTTCAAACAACGGTATCTGGAAAGCAAGTTGCTTGACTTTTACTTAATCGTAATTATAGTTGATTCGGTAATCATATTATTGCAGAAAGCCAAAAACTGTGAGTACTGTAAAGACTTAGGTAGATGTCGGCTTTCACCTTTGGTTGATGATCGCTTTGTATTTATTGGACGCCTAGTTCTCCAGGGAGTCAAAAAAATTGGCTCCACATAGCATTATAATGTTTATCTTTATCATTTCATATCTCAATCAACTCACCAAATATCATTTAATTATGTCNGTCCAAATGGGATAGTTTGTTTCTATGATACTTGGGGATGATGATCTGGATTATATGTTGTCTGATGAACCGCAGGATACAGCTAATTGAGTTCCTGATATGTGATCATTTATTGCCTTGGGCGGAGAATGAAGCATTTGAAACTGGtaacttaaatattaaaaatatcatttattatACCTTACCAACAAATCAGAGTGGCGCAGCGGAAGCGTGGTGGGCCCATAACCCACAGGTCCCAGGATCGAAACCTGGCTCTGATATAgatgctattttttcctcttttcctttttgacaACAGTTTCTCTCCTTGAAAGCTATTTTTGGTCTAATTGTAGTAGTTTATTATTAACAACATCACAAACGATGCTGAGATTGGTTGTGTCTTATCCGCAGTTATGTTTGAGGAGTGGATAGCATCAATAGTCCATGCGAAGAAAGCAGTAGCTGCTTTGGAAGAAAGAAACGGATTGTATCTTCTCTACATGGACAGAGTCACAGGGGAATTAGCTAAACGAGTTGGTCAGATCACATCTTTCCGGGAGGTGGAGCCAGCCATTTTGGACAAACTCTTAGCCTACCCAGAATGACACCTTTCTAGGTTAGCATCTACTctgtaaaaacttttaaatttgaagCCTTAGTTCTTCAAACAACGGTATCTGGAAAGCAAGTTGCTTGACTTTTACTTAATCGTAATTATAGTTGATTCGGTAATCATATTATTGCAGAAAGCCAAAAACTGTGAGTACTGTAAAGACTTAGGTAGATGTCGGCTTTCACCTTTGGTTGATGATCGCTTTGTATTTATTGGACGCCTAGTTCTCCAGGGAGTCAAAAAAATTGGCTCCACATAGCATTATAATGTTTATCTTTATCATTTCATATCTCAATCAACTCACCAAATATCATTTAATTATGTCCAGCTaataaaatatctcttcttTATAACCACAGTAGAGGGCCAAAACCTCATCTTATCTTAGAGCAGAGATGGGTGACATCAAACGTTTACTCATCTTATTGATCCTTTTAGTCATGCTCTCGTCACATTCCCTTCTTTCATGCTCAGGTCACGGCGATGAGGAAGCTGGTTTGACGAGGAAGCTTGGAGTATTCATAAAGAAAAGGGCAAGATTCGGGAGacctaccaccaccaccaccagatcTGCTTCTGCAACAAGTTCGTCAAGCTCCTTCCACATGATTGCTTGCCTTGCCACCTCTTTCCtgctttttctccttttttaggTTTCTTCTACTGTCAAaagtagttttcttttattttactttctcAACAAGAATTGCTGTAGTAGACCGTAGACTGTAGACAGTACCACGCTTTTGCAACGTCAACAAGAACTCTTGCgtataaaaaaaactcacataaATTGAGTTATACATAGCGTGTATATGTACAACTTTAATCCTTGATATCGTGAGCTCTACATATGGTCTTTTTTCAAGGTTTATCAAACCAAAGAGCTGCTATGTTACAGATATAACAACCAACCCAAGTCAGAACCATGGGATACTTTATTACAAACATTACGTTGTGTATGAAAATCAGAACCTCATGGCTTGTATATCAAATCTCTCGTCATAGAGTCTCCAATGTCCATACCTCTCTGTCTGAGCCACATCCCCTGACCTTGGCACATACACATCTGGCTTCTTAACCTCCTTAAGCCACTTAAGCCTTGACACATTGTTTGCAATGTCACGGCTTGACAAATGCACACACCCAGACAAGTCCAAGTACTCTAGCTTGGGACAACCCTCGCATATCGAAGCAAGACCCTTGACAGATAATCTAGAGTACTGAATCTCTAACCGCTCTAGATTGATCATGTGTTTTCCAATCGCATCAGCTTCTGTGTCTCCATCTTGAGGACAAGCGTCTACGTACTCTGTAGGAACAAAGCCACTGTGTCTAGAAGAATCTGACCAATCCATAAGATTGCGTTTCAGGATCCTCAAGTTAGGACAGTTTCTACCAATCATCACAAGACTGTCGTGAGATATCTCGTGACAGTAACTGATATCGAGTTCCTTAAGACTCCTACACCGAAACGCTATCTTCGTCATAGATGCGTCTGTCACGTTAGGACTGCTTCTAATGGCAAGAACCTGTAGATTTGGACATCTATTGATAATGTCCAAATTCAAACTCGAATCCtttagaaaaaatatcaaaacagagtaaatcaTAAAACTCAATCATGATCTTGATGAGAaagatgtttttattttacctATCGGCTGCGTAAGAGAGAGCGTAGTCACTGCAATGGCGTACGCGGATCTCGGTGAGACCACCGTCGCTCCAATCAACGACTGATCGGAGCATTAAGTCTACCTTCTGCTCAAATTCAGGGGACCACAAGTGAGCCGACTCGGGATATGACTCGAACCATGGCTCCAGATCGAAGATAGACCAGAGATACGGATATCTGCAAACGGTAAGCCACGATTTTCGAACGAACATAGGTCCCGTCCATAGCTCCTGCACTGTAAGCCTCGAGATGATGTTGATAAGTATCTCTGGAGCCAATCCGCCCCAATCAGATTCAGACCTGTCTTCCTCCATTaaagtttctttcttgcttccGTTTCAGACTCAAACTCAAAAAGATCAGTTCTTTATTTATGTGTTCGGTAATGACTTTACACAAAACGTGTCTCTTTAGACACGTGTCAATAGATCTGACCGTTGATTTTGTTCCTTGACTTTTGGATCGCTTCCATAGATTTCGGTTACTGACACATGTCGATTATACAAATGTCACTTTTTGGAATAAGACACCTCAAGAATTGAGAAGggataaggtttttttttttcatgttttcaaaGTCACAATTGGATGTGTTTTCAAGGCGGACAAGATAAGCTAAAATTGatgtaaaaagctatgttacaaGATACTTGAAGAAGAACTAAAGGTTCTTTATCTGTTTAGACTCTGAGAGCTGCAACAGGATCTTGCCATGTGATCTTCCTCTTATTTGAACCGTTTCCACCATTCCTGCAAGACGATAGCttctgttgctgttgctgcatCTCAATGTTAGAAGTACTCACTCTCATACATGAACTGTTTTCTTCCACTCTCATCTTCTCTTGATTGTTGTCCTTGTCCACTgcctctgtttcttcctcttcttctccctaTTAAAACAATTTACAAGAGTAGGTCAAACGGGTTTGCAAAAGAGTAAAGACatgtttggtttctttgtgaAAGATGTGCTTACGGAGATCTGGTTAAGATCAAATAATGGAACTTTTCTTTGAAGACTGGTATTGGTTTCATCGTGATCCCTTCCCGAGTGGTTTAAGTCAGGAAGCGAAACATGCTTAGTTTCCACTTCACTTCTCTTGTTAGGAGACACTTCTACTCTGATCTTTTTCCCACCATTTGATCTTCCTCTGACTTTCTTGATATCTTGTGTCTGGTCTTGTCTCAAATGTCTGTATCTCCGTCGTAGAAATCTGATAAAAAGAGGTTAAACGAACGATATAAAACACACATCAAAGACTAAATGATATATTATATTGTCAGTATGTTTACCTGACTTCGGCCTTTAATGTTGCCTTTCTTTCTCGTATTGTCTGTAACCTTTTCCTCATAGCTTCGGTTTCCTATAGTGTAATCCAACAAATAGCAAACAACAACTCACGTTAATGAAAAGCTAACACAGAATCAAAGGAACCATAAACCATAAACCATAAACGAACAATAAGGTATTCATCCTAATACTATGCTTAAGACAACACTCTTCCGATCAGTTTAAGACTAATAGAGAGATTTGCATTAAAAAGTAACAAGCTTTATGTTTTTAAGGAAGCAATTAAACTTTTtatagtctctctctctctctctctctctctcactctttttcCGGATTTTTAGAGCAGGTGTGAGAGACCAGATCAAGGTGAaaaaagcaaactttgagcAAATGAAATTACATTCTCAGATCCAGAGAGACAACTAGACCAGACCCAAAAACTGAAACTTGAtctaatagagagagagagagagagagagagagagagagagagagaggtcgtACCATATGCAATTCTTGATAGTCTTGCATAAGACTGTGATGTCTAAGCCTGACCTTCGGATCTTCAAAAAGATTAGGAGGGTTCGAGGGACCGTGAGTTCGATTCATCATATGAACACAAGATGTGTGTGATTACAGAATCACAAAAGGAGAGAGATGAAGAGCAAGAAAATGaaacagaagaaagaagagagaagaagagagatgagagagagagaggggaaggtTCTGGGTTTCGTGTAGTAGTCTAATATCAATCTGAGAGGAGAAGTCAGAGAAggacaaagaagcagaaaagaAGGACAcatcatgttgttgttgttgttgttgttgtgaaaaagaaaaaaattaaaaataaaaaggcaaaCTTGCTTTTTTTTGGAGGTGAGTGTGTTGGGTTGAGACAGCAGTGATGAAGATGGAAGCTAGGCAGACTTATGCAGCAGGGAAAGGGGTAAGGTGTGGGAAATGACTTGTGCACTTAAATTTTGTGgtcaaaagaacaaaattttaaaaagcaaCCACTTCCTTTTCTTTCACCTcctttatttattgatttaatggGTTTTGGTTGGAGAAATCTTGAAGAAACAAacctctctctcactctctcttttgtttcttgtgttcCATTGTCGTCTgtaaaaatattacttatgtttatctctctctttattctAAAAAACTGGGTCCATTGAATAGAGACCGATGAGAATGGAGGTTGAAATATATGTTTCAgacttttaatattatttattagtcATCAAAAAGTCAGATGGTGgaagagaaatttttttaaaaagattccCCTTTAAGCTATTGTAGTCTTGTACATACATTTACACTAATATATACGTATTTTGCAGAAAAAAACTCTGCCATGATTTCTGGAAACTGGTGctgtgtttttagttttttagttttttcttgagttttccttgtagataaaaaaaaatccatattattactattaaatTCCCATCTCCCTTGAGTCACATGCATTCCATTTACTCTGCTTCACcctaggaaaaaataaaaaaaaacttttaaatttccTAAAGGCAATAACTTTTTGCGTTTATATCGATGATTGTAGCGTGTTTTTAATGCAGCGATGACCATATCAGCTGATGCAATAGTGAAAAGGGTTGTTGGTCACAGTTTACACACCAGCTCTGTTCTGTAACGCTTTagcttcttcattttttttcacgTTCTTCGTTTTTGATGATGGTCGGTCACGTTTCGATTCATGGAAGAGATTTGTTTGGTTCCAAGAACATCTcctatttatatagttttgcaAATTCCCATCATATGATTACACTAACAATCGAGATTAATCACAAAAAACATCGTTATACTATTACTAGTTGTATTAGCTATTTTAGGACACAATGTCTTCTTCGCTTATGATGTGTTGTTGTTTACTTCTGTTGTTTAGTTTGTTGTCTGAAGGTAGAGAGATTCTGGTGGGAGGCAAGTCTAACACTTGGAGCTGGAAGGTTCCTGAATCTACAGAGGAAACACTAAACCACTGGTCAGAGAGAACAAGATTCAAAATTGGAGATACTCTTTGTAAGTGTAGTGAGAGATATTTCACTTTTGGTCTACGTggctatatatgttttgtttctcataAAACTCTTTTGTCTTTCAATAGTATGGAAATACAATGCGGAGAATGATTCAGTCTTGCAAGTGAAGGAAAAAGATTACGAAAGATGTGACAGATCAGAGCCAATGAGAGGATACAAAGATGGTCACACGAAGATAGAGCTGAAGAGGTCAGGTCCTTTTTACTTCATAAGTGGGGAAGAAGGACATTGCCAAAGAGGTGAGAAGCTTCGTGTCGTCGTCTTGTCTCCAAATCACAGCAAAAGCGTTGTTGATGCTCCTGCTCCTGTAGACATCGTCTTGTCTCCAAATCACAACAAAAGCAGCGTTGTCACTGCTCCTTCAAACGCTCATATCACAAACAAGGGAAGCCTGAACAGAGCATGTagcttgcttcttcttcttcttcttctctcattagGCCTTTTGGTTTAGTCTTGTTACCTCTTAGCCAATTCGGTTTGTATGTTCCggtttatttgtattttggttttgttttttcttttgtgaagtACCCTGAGTCATGCATGTTTAATACTacaatatttgatttgattattgtttgGTTCAGCAGCAAGATACATATAATCCCAAATTggaaagaaaattagaaatggTTTAATGGTTATTCTTAATCCCGGTTCGGTTACACAACTCTAATTGGAAACAAATTCTAATTAAAGTGGGCCGAATAGGAATTTCAGTCCATTAAAGGCCCATTATTTTTAAAGCTTAAGCTTCGTCTCCGAGACTGAGACACCGTCCGTACTCTTCCTTATCTTCCAACCTTACCAATGGTTTAATTCAGCAGTTGTCGACGATGTCGATAACGTACTCCGCGGTTTCCtgtaagtttcttcttcaatatgTTTTGTAACCCACCCTCAATGCTCAATTTCAATCCTTTATGGTCAGATTGTGATTAATTTTGGTTCCCAATGTTTTATCCCAGCTGGTACACTCTCTGGGTTTCCACCTAGAATTGCACCTTTGGCTGCTATTCAGAGCGTACCAAGGAGTCAATTTCTCAATCCAAACCCTTTTTCTAGATTTgggttctcttcttctcttcaggTCTGATTCCTTTACTAGTCAATTTCATCCAATTCGTTTTACTCTGCTTCGTATCTGGTTTTGGTTCTTATAGTAAGACCACACTTTGTTGCTTCGTGTAcagttatgtttttattttcaccTGTTGATGATTGTGAACTCCAATTTCATGTAGAGAGTGTCATGTACTTACTGTTATATACGGATATGTTGGTGCAGGGAAGTATCGTTGAGTTCAGACTTAAGTTAAGTTCCAGAGTAGTGCTTAGTAAAGAGCGTCGAGTTCTTCCATTGGTTGTGAGAAATGATCGTCCTCAGAATGAAGACTTACCTAAGCAGTACGcaaggagagagaagaaaccctTTCCAGTGCCAATTGTGGACCTGAGACGAGCTGCGAGGGAGAgagtcaagaacaacaaagacaaaCCTAAGAGACCTCTACCTCCTCCTAAAAATGGTATGGTTGTCAAGAGCCTTGTGCCTCTTGCTTATAAAGTATACAATGCAAGAATCAGATTGATCAACAATCTCCACCGGCTCATGAAAGTTGTTCGTGTTAATGCTTGCGGGTAAGTaaattctcttccttcttcttcttgcttcttgtttcATTTGTTGTCAGATTGAGTATTGGCCTTTttcatgttgtttgatttgtctTGTCAGGTGGTGTAATGAGATCCATGTTGGACCTTACGGGCATCCTTTTAAGTCTTGTAAAGGTCCGAATGCTTCGCAAAGGAAAGGTCTTCATGAATGGACTAACTCGGTCATTGAGGACGTTATTGTTCCACTTGAAGCCTATCACCTCTATGACCGTCTTGGCAAGCGCATCCGTCATGATGAGAGGTTCTCGATTCCCCGAGTTCCTGCTGTAGTTGAGCTTTGCATTCAGGGCGGCGTTGAAATCCCTGAGTTCCcaacaaaaaggagaagaaaaccAATTATCCGCATTGGCAAAAGcgagtttgttgatgcagaTGAAACTGAATTGCCTGACCCCGAGCCTCAGCTTCCTCCAGTGGCATTGTTAACTGAGTTACCTGTCTCAGAGATCACTCCACCTTCTAGTGAAGAAGAAATGGTCTCCTTAGCCGAAGAAACATTACAGGCCTGGGAAGAAATGAGAGCAGGAGCCAAAAAGCTTATGAGATTGTACAGGGTTAGGGTCTGCGGGTACTGTCCTGAGGTTCACGTAGGTCCAACGGGACACAAGGCTCAGAACTGTGGTGCATTCAAACACCAACAGCGTAATGGCCAGCATGGTTGGCAGTCTGCAGTGCTTGACGACTTGATACCACCA from Camelina sativa cultivar DH55 chromosome 2, Cs, whole genome shotgun sequence includes the following:
- the LOC104734908 gene encoding uncharacterized protein LOC104734908, yielding MSVAEANQTEKEESLRLAIAVSLLRSKIQNLQSSSTSRCDVPSETDALRWKQKAKERKKEIIKLHEDLKDAESAFHRDLFPANASCKCYFFDNLGVFSGMRIGEASEARFNDVLRRRFLRLARMRNRKKSTQSSKRLRSSEPEYEEEAEHLRISIDFLLGLSEADSNATNFSNWSHQAVDFILASLKKLISMGRNLESVEELISSMITQLITQLITRMCTPLKENEVKQLETSVGFYVQHLIRKLGSEQYIGQRAIFAISQRISILAENLLFMDPFDESFSEMDECMFILIQLIEFLICDHLLPWAENEAFETVMFEEWIASIVHAKKAVAALEERNGLYLLYMDRVTGELAKRVGQITSFREVEPAILDKLLAYPE
- the LOC104734923 gene encoding F-box protein SKIP1 — encoded protein: MEEDRSESDWGGLAPEILINIISRLTVQELWTGPMFVRKSWLTVCRYPYLWSIFDLEPWFESYPESAHLWSPEFEQKVDLMLRSVVDWSDGGLTEIRVRHCSDYALSYAADRCPNLQVLAIRSSPNVTDASMTKIAFRCRSLKELDISYCHEISHDSLVMIGRNCPNLRILKRNLMDWSDSSRHSGFVPTEYVDACPQDGDTEADAIGKHMINLERLEIQYSRLSVKGLASICEGCPKLEYLDLSGCVHLSSRDIANNVSRLKWLKEVKKPDVYVPRSGDVAQTERYGHWRLYDERFDIQAMRF
- the LOC104734932 gene encoding uncharacterized protein LOC104734932, which translates into the protein MMNRTHGPSNPPNLFEDPKVRLRHHSLMQDYQELHMETEAMRKRLQTIRERKATLKAEVRFLRRRYRHLRQDQTQDIKKVRGRSNGGKKIRVEVSPNKRSEVETKHVSLPDLNHSGRDHDETNTSLQRKVPLFDLNQISGEEEEETEAVDKDNNQEKMRVEENSSCMRVSTSNIEMQQQQQKLSSCRNGGNGSNKRKITWQDPVAALRV
- the LOC104734942 gene encoding early nodulin-like protein 1, producing the protein MSSSLMMCCCLLLLFSLLSEGREILVGGKSNTWSWKVPESTEETLNHWSERTRFKIGDTLLWKYNAENDSVLQVKEKDYERCDRSEPMRGYKDGHTKIELKRSGPFYFISGEEGHCQRGEKLRVVVLSPNHSKSVVDAPAPVDIVLSPNHNKSSVVTAPSNAHITNKGSLNRACSLLLLLLLLSLGLLV
- the LOC104734954 gene encoding APO protein 2, chloroplastic-like, translated to MSITYSAVSSGTLSGFPPRIAPLAAIQSVPRSQFLNPNPFSRFGFSSSLQGSIVEFRLKLSSRVVLSKERRVLPLVVRNDRPQNEDLPKQYARREKKPFPVPIVDLRRAARERVKNNKDKPKRPLPPPKNGMVVKSLVPLAYKVYNARIRLINNLHRLMKVVRVNACGWCNEIHVGPYGHPFKSCKGPNASQRKGLHEWTNSVIEDVIVPLEAYHLYDRLGKRIRHDERFSIPRVPAVVELCIQGGVEIPEFPTKRRRKPIIRIGKSEFVDADETELPDPEPQLPPVALLTELPVSEITPPSSEEEMVSLAEETLQAWEEMRAGAKKLMRLYRVRVCGYCPEVHVGPTGHKAQNCGAFKHQQRNGQHGWQSAVLDDLIPPRYVWHVPDVNGPPLQRELRSFYGQAPAVVEICAQAGAVVPEQYRATMRLEVGIPSSVKEAEMVV